TCAAGCTAATTTGTTGATTTCCGACTCCTGTTTGTTGTGATAAAGCTACATTGGCTTGTATCAGAATGGGCTGACTACTCGGTAAATCTCCTGGCAATTGGGAGAAAGGAGCAAACATAGAGAAATCCCATTGGGTATTGGCATCAAACCGAGTTAAAATTTGTTGAGCCAATTGATTGAGTTCAGAAGATTCAGTTCCTAGCGTTTCTTGAAGATCTGTTTGTAAATTTTGCAAGGTGCGATTATTTCCTGTCAAAATTGCACCGCCAATCTTTTCAGGGACAGAAACTTCAAAGCTTTCTCGATTGAAATGTTCAAAGATTTCTTGATTCGTCGCGTTGGCCTTAATCGGTTGTTCAGAAATACTCAATTTCTGGGGAACTTCCAGAGGGAATACCATACCCCCATTGGAATTCAATACATAATAATGCTGAGAAAATGTATCGTCTCCTGGATCTAACAGGGGGATAGAATTAAAGTTCTCAGATGCCAGGTCATCAACAAAGGATATCACATCATATTGAGGTGCGATTAAGGTTTCTTGATATTCCATGCCGCTACGCTCGTTATTATTGCTACGCTGTCTATTGGAATTACTGGTGACAATTTTTTTCGGTTTAATATACTTGTAAACAAGGTATTGAACATTTGAGATTTCATTTCTATCGAGTCTGAACCTGAAACCGTCAAGAACCTTAGAACCTAATCGATTTAGCAAACCAAATTTTTCAGTACTTAGTCCGTTCAATGCTTGTATAAGGTCAGATGAATTTGCAAAGCTTGCTATTAGGCTTACAAAGGCGGAATTGATGAATACCGACTTATCAAAGAGACTACTAGCCTTCGTTTTAGATACAAATGCTTCAAGTGCCGCCCTGGGATCTCCCTGCAGTGCCAATGTTGCTTGAAACAGTGGTGTTGCCGCTAGTTGTTCTGGGGTAAGCCCCAGGTCTTTAGCAATATTGTCAGAGGGGGGACGATTTTGCTCAATGATAGCCGTCGGGGGAGTGGTATCACCAGGAGGTAATGGTGTTGGGGTAGGGGCTAAGGTTGGTGTAGGTGTTGGCGTCGGGGCTAAGGTTGGTAAGGGTGTGGGCGTTGGAGCTATTGTCGGCGCTGGAGTTGGTTCTAACGTCGGTGTGGGCGTTGGAGTCGGTGATATTGTCGGTGTTGGAGTTGGAGTTGGTTCTAACGTCGGTGTAGGCGTTGGTTCTAACGTCGGTGTGGGCGTTGGAGTCGGTTCTAACGTCGGTGTGGGCGTTGGAGTTGGGGTCGGTGTTGGATTTGGTGTTATCGTCGGTGTTGGATTTGGTGTTATCGTCGGCGTTAGATTTGGTGATATTATCGGCGTTGGAGTTGGTGATATTGTCGGCGTTGGAGTTGGTGATATTGTCGGNTCATTATCTTTTCCACCATAGAGAAGATCTCCAGCAGCGCCGCCATGTGCTTCATCATCTCCTTGACCTAATGCAATGGTTTGGCCTAGTTTATCTCCAACAACAATATTTTTTCCGGCATCGCCCAAGAGTTGCATTTGCCCCCTTAATAAAGCAACATTAATATTTTGGAGTTGAATAATAGAATTAGGCAAATCCGTACTATCAATCAAGCTAATTTGTTGATTTCCGACTCCTGTTTGTTGTGATAAAGCTACATTGGCTTGTATCAGAATGGGCTGACTACTCGGTAAATCTCCTGGCAATTGGGAGAAAGGAGCAAACATAGAGAAATCCCATTGGGTATTGGCATCAAACCGAGTTAAAATTTGTTGAGCCAATTGATTGAGTTCAGAAGATTCAGTTCCTAGCGTTTCTTGAAGATCTGTTTGTAAATTTTGCAAGGTGC
This sequence is a window from Planktothrix tepida PCC 9214. Protein-coding genes within it:
- a CDS encoding calcium-binding protein, whose translation is MVFPLEVRQKLSISEQPINANATNQEIFEHFNRESFEVSVPEKIGGAILTGNNRTLQNLQTDLQETLGTESSELNQLAQQILTRFDANTQWDFSMFAPFSQLPGDLPSSQPILIQANVALSQQTGVGNQQISLIDSTDLPNSIIQLQNINVALLRGQMQLLGDAGKNIVVGDKLGQTIALGQGDDEAHGGAAGDLLYGGKDNXPTISPTPTPTISPTPTPIISPNLTPTITPNPTPTITPNPTPTPTPTPTPTLEPTPTPTPTLEPTPTPTLEPTPTPTPTISPTPTPTPTLEPTPAPTIAPTPTPLPTLAPTPTPTPTLAPTPTPLPPGDTTPPTAIIEQNRPPSDNIAKDLGLTPEQLAATPLFQATLALQGDPRAALEAFVSKTKASSLFDKSVFINSAFVSLIASFANSSDLIQALNGLSTEKFGLLNRLGSKVLDGFRFRLDRNEISNVQYLVYKYIKPKKIVTSNSNRQRSNNNERSGMEYQETLIAPQYDVISFVDDLASENFNSIPLLDPGDDTFSQHYYVLNSNGGMVFPLEVPQKLSISEQPIKANATNQEIFEHFNRESFEVSVPEKIGGAILTGNNRTLQNLQTDLQETLGTESSELNQLAQQILTRFDANTQWDFSMFAPFSQLPGDLPSSQPILIQANVALSQQTGVGNQQISLIDSTDLPNSIIQLQNINVALLRGQMQLLGDAGKNIVVGDKLGQTIALGQGDDEAHGGAAGDLLYGGKDNDLLWGNQDNDNLFGDLGNDSXLLTHFQWRFSLNSRQPSCEYFHPQWFLSAELTPVLLTHFQQQFSLK